In Halarcobacter mediterraneus, the following proteins share a genomic window:
- a CDS encoding quinone-dependent dihydroorotate dehydrogenase → MFTYNTLKKVLFMFQPETAHHLGEYALRILPNCRLLNNYMVKKNFILNPKLSQEIFGIEFKNPVGLAAGFDKNATMIKSMPALGFGFTEIGTMTPRAQEGNPKPRMFRYPEQKSVQNAMGFNNEGSAKVLENLKKVYPFTIPIGANIGKNKTTPEEYALLDYKALIRKFKDTSDYLVINISSPNTPNLRDLQNEKFINELFSMAKELTDKPIFLKIAPDMEVDVAIELCKTAVNAGAAGIIATNTTIDYSLVPNAQDFGGLSGACLTEKSYELFKEIAKELYGKTTLISVGGISTGEEAYRRLKAGASLVQSYSGLVFEGPSMIRKINEEILELMQKDGYNHISEVIGSDLK, encoded by the coding sequence TTGTTTACCTATAACACACTTAAAAAAGTCCTATTTATGTTTCAACCTGAAACAGCTCACCATTTAGGAGAGTATGCTTTAAGAATCTTACCAAACTGTAGATTGCTTAATAATTATATGGTAAAGAAAAACTTTATTTTAAATCCAAAACTTAGTCAAGAAATCTTTGGAATAGAATTTAAAAACCCTGTTGGATTAGCTGCAGGTTTTGATAAAAATGCAACAATGATAAAATCAATGCCTGCATTGGGATTTGGATTTACTGAGATTGGAACAATGACTCCAAGAGCTCAAGAAGGAAACCCTAAGCCTAGAATGTTTAGATATCCAGAGCAAAAATCAGTTCAGAATGCAATGGGATTTAATAATGAAGGTTCAGCAAAAGTACTAGAAAATCTAAAAAAAGTTTATCCTTTTACTATTCCGATTGGAGCAAATATTGGTAAAAATAAAACAACACCGGAAGAATATGCACTTTTGGACTATAAGGCTTTAATTAGAAAATTTAAAGATACAAGTGATTATTTAGTAATAAATATTTCTAGTCCAAATACACCAAATCTTAGAGATTTACAAAATGAAAAATTTATCAATGAGCTATTTTCAATGGCAAAAGAACTTACTGATAAACCAATTTTTCTTAAGATTGCTCCAGATATGGAAGTAGATGTTGCGATTGAGCTTTGTAAAACGGCAGTAAATGCAGGAGCTGCTGGAATAATTGCGACAAATACAACAATTGATTATTCTCTTGTTCCAAATGCACAAGATTTTGGAGGATTAAGTGGAGCTTGTTTAACTGAAAAATCTTATGAACTATTTAAAGAAATTGCAAAAGAATTATATGGTAAAACAACACTTATTTCTGTTGGAGGAATCTCAACAGGAGAAGAAGCATATAGAAGGTTAAAAGCTGGTGCTTCATTAGTTCAATCTTATTCAGGACTTGTTTTTGAAGGTCCATCAATGATTAGGAAAATTAATGAAGAAATTTTAGAACTTATGCAGAAAGATGGATATAATCATATTTCTGAAGTAATAGGTTCAGATTTAAAATAA
- a CDS encoding ABC transporter ATP-binding protein, with translation MKEFFKYYVPYYKNYKLKIFFALIGIILVSGGSAGLAYIVKPLLDEVFIAKDQEMLYLVPIFLILAQTAQGFGKYIQVYYTSYIGQDIIRIVRDKLLAHILTLDIEFFQKKHGGELISRITNDINRIQTAVSNLIADFIRESLTVFALIFVVIYQSAELAFYGLVVLPLAIYPLAILAKKMKKLSFRSQESASDITSHLSEVFNNVEIIKANSTEKTELSKFETHNKNFFRINIKAVKTSELTSPIMEFLGAIAAAIVILYGGTQVISGELTAGAFMSFIAALFMLYTPLKRISSVYNKLQDAIAAHERILTVYDINPTILSGKEKMPTDIEKIKFENVELKYENFTALKNINLEASKGEKFALVGDSGGGKSSLINLLIRFYDISSGKILFDKKEIKNINIQDLRKQISIVTQRVYIFNDSIASNVSYGHKLDEEKVIKALKQAHAYDFVKQLPEGINTQLDEFGTNLSGGQRQRIAIARALYKNPQILILDEATSALDNESESIISEVIDEVSKNRFVFVIAHRLSTIKNADKIAVFKKGEIVCIDKEENLLNNCKEYQRLYNLANI, from the coding sequence ATGAAAGAATTTTTTAAATATTATGTACCTTATTATAAAAACTATAAATTAAAAATATTTTTCGCACTAATTGGTATTATCTTAGTTTCAGGAGGAAGTGCAGGATTAGCATATATTGTTAAACCTTTACTGGATGAAGTATTTATAGCAAAAGACCAAGAAATGCTATATTTAGTGCCTATTTTTCTAATTTTAGCCCAAACTGCACAAGGTTTTGGTAAATATATCCAAGTTTATTATACTTCTTATATTGGTCAAGATATTATTAGAATTGTAAGGGATAAACTTTTAGCTCATATCTTGACTTTAGATATTGAATTTTTTCAAAAAAAACATGGTGGAGAATTAATCTCAAGAATTACAAATGATATAAATAGAATACAAACAGCAGTATCAAATCTAATTGCAGATTTTATCAGAGAGTCTCTTACAGTATTTGCTTTAATCTTTGTAGTTATTTACCAAAGTGCTGAATTAGCCTTTTATGGACTTGTTGTATTACCTTTAGCAATATATCCCTTAGCAATTTTAGCAAAAAAAATGAAAAAATTATCTTTTCGTTCACAAGAAAGTGCTTCAGATATAACTTCCCATTTAAGTGAAGTCTTTAACAATGTAGAAATTATAAAAGCAAATTCAACAGAAAAAACAGAACTATCAAAATTTGAAACACACAATAAAAACTTTTTTAGAATCAATATAAAAGCAGTTAAAACATCGGAACTAACTTCTCCTATTATGGAGTTTTTAGGAGCAATTGCAGCTGCAATTGTAATCTTGTATGGTGGAACACAAGTTATTTCAGGAGAGCTAACTGCTGGTGCTTTTATGTCTTTTATTGCTGCACTTTTTATGTTATATACACCTTTAAAAAGAATTTCATCAGTGTATAATAAACTTCAAGATGCAATTGCAGCCCATGAAAGAATTTTAACTGTTTATGATATTAATCCAACAATTCTTTCTGGTAAAGAAAAAATGCCTACAGATATTGAAAAAATAAAATTTGAAAATGTAGAATTAAAATATGAAAATTTTACAGCACTAAAAAATATTAATTTAGAAGCTTCAAAAGGCGAAAAATTTGCTTTAGTAGGTGATAGTGGTGGTGGAAAATCATCTTTAATAAATCTTCTTATTAGATTTTATGATATTAGTTCAGGAAAAATTCTTTTTGATAAAAAAGAGATAAAAAATATAAATATACAAGATTTAAGAAAACAAATATCAATAGTAACCCAAAGAGTTTATATCTTTAATGACTCTATTGCTTCAAACGTTTCTTATGGGCATAAATTAGATGAAGAAAAAGTAATTAAAGCATTAAAACAAGCTCATGCATATGACTTTGTAAAACAATTACCAGAAGGGATAAACACCCAATTAGATGAGTTTGGAACAAATTTAAGTGGAGGGCAAAGACAAAGAATCGCGATTGCAAGAGCTTTATATAAAAATCCTCAAATTCTTATTTTAGATGAAGCTACATCAGCACTTGATAATGAAAGTGAATCAATCATTTCAGAAGTAATAGATGAAGTATCAAAAAATAGATTTGTATTTGTAATTGCTCATAGATTAAGTACTATAAAAAATGCAGATAAAATTGCAGTATTTAAAAAAGGTGAAATTGTTTGTATAGATAAAGAAGAAAATCTTTTAAACAATTGTAAAGAGTATCAAAGACTTTATAACCTTGCAAATATCTAA
- the murJ gene encoding murein biosynthesis integral membrane protein MurJ, with the protein MLIKSIFTNSSGILVSRILGFIRDLLTASILGANIYSDIFFVAFKLPNLFRRIFAEGAFTQAFIPSYAKSKYKIRFSSIIFLQLFAFLIVLSLIVTLFSSLITKAIALGFDEQTIQLASPLVAINFYYLPLIFIVTFMAALLQYKNHFATTAYSTALLNLSLIAALLISKDLGKYEITFYLSYGVLIGGILQVFVHLLAMKKYNLCKIFTFKKYKKKEENRFYKSFFGATLGSSTAHISAFLDTWLASFLVSGSISYLYYANRVFQLPLALFAIATSVALFPMIAKAIKNKDENKALKLMKKSSLILVILLSFATLIGIVFDNFIVWLLFERGAFTSEDTTNTALILTMYLIGLLPFGLAKIFSLWLYAHEKQFLAAKISMKALGFNIVFSLLLIQPYGAAGLAFASTLSGFILLILTLKEFGFKNLKNLYFSEF; encoded by the coding sequence ATGTTAATTAAATCAATATTTACAAATAGTAGTGGAATCTTAGTTTCAAGAATTTTAGGTTTCATTAGAGACTTACTTACTGCTTCTATTTTAGGTGCAAATATTTACTCTGATATCTTTTTTGTTGCTTTTAAACTACCAAACTTATTTAGAAGAATCTTTGCTGAAGGAGCTTTTACACAAGCTTTTATTCCCTCTTATGCAAAATCAAAATATAAAATAAGATTTTCTTCTATTATATTTTTACAGCTCTTTGCTTTTTTAATTGTTTTATCCCTTATTGTAACTTTATTTTCATCACTTATTACAAAGGCAATTGCTTTAGGATTTGATGAACAAACGATACAATTAGCTTCACCTTTGGTTGCAATAAACTTTTACTATCTTCCTTTGATTTTTATTGTAACTTTTATGGCTGCATTATTACAATATAAAAATCACTTTGCAACAACAGCATATTCAACTGCACTATTAAACCTTTCACTTATTGCTGCACTTTTAATCTCAAAAGATTTAGGAAAATATGAAATTACATTTTATTTATCTTATGGAGTTTTAATTGGTGGAATTTTACAAGTTTTTGTTCATTTACTTGCTATGAAAAAATATAACTTATGTAAAATATTTACATTTAAAAAATATAAAAAAAAGGAAGAAAATCGATTTTATAAAAGTTTCTTTGGCGCTACTTTAGGAAGTTCAACTGCACATATTTCAGCATTTCTAGATACTTGGCTTGCTTCATTCTTAGTTAGTGGTTCAATCTCATATCTATATTATGCAAATAGAGTTTTTCAACTTCCTTTAGCACTTTTTGCCATTGCTACATCCGTTGCTTTATTTCCTATGATTGCAAAAGCAATAAAAAATAAAGATGAGAATAAAGCTTTAAAGCTTATGAAAAAATCTTCTCTTATCTTAGTTATTTTACTATCTTTTGCAACTTTAATTGGTATTGTTTTTGATAACTTTATAGTTTGGCTACTCTTTGAAAGAGGCGCCTTTACAAGTGAAGATACAACAAATACTGCTCTTATTTTAACAATGTATCTAATTGGTTTGCTTCCTTTTGGTTTAGCTAAAATTTTTTCACTTTGGTTATATGCCCATGAAAAACAATTTTTAGCTGCAAAAATTTCAATGAAAGCTTTAGGGTTTAATATAGTTTTTTCTTTATTACTTATCCAACCTTATGGAGCAGCAGGACTTGCTTTTGCAAGTACTTTAAGTGGATTTATACTTTTAATATTGACTTTAAAAGAGTTTGGTTTTAAAAACCTAAAGAACTTGTATTTTAGTGAATTTTAG
- a CDS encoding endonuclease/exonuclease/phosphatase family protein → MKKILFLLLIPLFLFAKQFTVASYNIENLFDLNANKTDYKEYLPNTKSNWNKKTFEIKMKNSIKVLKDLDTDIIALQEIENKQVLKLLQKRIPEYKYISFKKYSNSSVGLGFLSKIKIIDEKALNIKFSDKTFRPILETTFLFDNIEFKIFNNHWPSKRVAESYRVKYAKYLFDRVSTLPKDYDYILLGDFNSNYNEYETIYSEKRLNNTSGITGINHVLNTFENKNFISKFDILKNKKVLHFNPWIELNITERFSSKFRGRNVTPDNILLPYSMFDNKKISYIQNSFKVFKPHYLYKNKKVLRWQMKNKVHLGKGFSDHLPIIATFSTQKQEKIKQQNISNIADLYKIEKLNKNVILEDCLVLYKNDNIAIIKQINNRAIFIYGNVQNLQEGFSYDLNIKEIKTYKGLKEITSFEIERKKEKRKNYKDFYLTVSKNDLLDINKQNEIITNIKATYKKGYLYFDSKKISIYFKNKNQIPKDGSTIIIKRGHLGYYINKTQIVIYNKSDIEYVN, encoded by the coding sequence TTGAAGAAAATACTTTTTTTACTACTTATTCCCTTATTCTTATTTGCAAAACAATTTACTGTTGCATCTTATAATATTGAAAATCTTTTTGATTTAAATGCAAATAAAACAGACTATAAAGAGTATCTACCAAATACAAAATCAAATTGGAATAAAAAAACCTTTGAAATAAAAATGAAAAATAGTATAAAAGTTTTAAAAGACTTAGATACTGATATTATTGCCTTACAAGAAATAGAAAATAAACAAGTACTAAAACTACTACAAAAAAGAATCCCTGAGTATAAATATATTTCTTTTAAAAAATATTCAAATTCAAGTGTAGGTCTTGGATTTTTAAGCAAAATAAAGATTATTGATGAAAAAGCTTTAAATATAAAATTTTCAGACAAAACTTTTCGACCTATTTTAGAAACAACTTTTCTTTTTGATAATATAGAATTCAAAATATTCAATAATCACTGGCCTTCAAAAAGAGTAGCTGAAAGTTATAGAGTTAAATATGCAAAATACTTATTCGATAGAGTCTCTACTTTACCAAAAGATTATGATTATATTTTATTGGGAGATTTTAATTCAAACTATAATGAATATGAAACTATATATTCAGAAAAAAGATTAAATAATACTTCAGGAATAACAGGAATAAATCATGTATTAAATACTTTTGAAAATAAAAATTTTATCTCGAAGTTTGATATATTAAAAAATAAAAAAGTATTACATTTCAATCCTTGGATTGAACTAAATATTACAGAAAGATTTTCAAGTAAATTTAGAGGACGAAATGTTACACCAGATAATATCTTACTACCCTATTCTATGTTTGATAATAAAAAAATATCTTATATTCAAAATAGTTTTAAAGTCTTTAAACCACATTACTTATATAAAAATAAAAAAGTACTAAGATGGCAAATGAAAAATAAAGTACATTTAGGAAAAGGTTTCTCAGATCACTTACCTATTATTGCAACTTTCTCAACACAGAAACAAGAAAAAATAAAACAACAAAATATTAGTAATATTGCTGATTTATATAAAATAGAAAAATTAAATAAAAATGTTATTTTAGAAGATTGTCTTGTTTTATATAAAAATGATAATATTGCTATTATTAAACAAATAAATAATAGAGCAATATTTATTTATGGAAATGTTCAAAACTTGCAAGAAGGTTTCTCTTATGATTTAAATATTAAAGAAATCAAGACTTACAAAGGTTTAAAAGAAATTACAAGTTTTGAAATTGAAAGAAAAAAAGAAAAAAGAAAAAACTATAAAGACTTTTATCTAACTGTATCAAAAAACGATTTACTTGATATAAATAAACAAAATGAAATAATCACAAATATAAAAGCAACTTATAAAAAAGGGTATTTATACTTTGATTCAAAAAAAATATCAATCTATTTTAAAAATAAAAATCAAATTCCCAAAGATGGCTCAACAATTATCATAAAAAGAGGTCACTTAGGATATTATATCAATAAAACTCAAATAGTTATTTACAATAAAAGTGATATAGAATATGTTAATTAA